A stretch of the Nicotiana tabacum cultivar K326 chromosome 6, ASM71507v2, whole genome shotgun sequence genome encodes the following:
- the LOC142181530 gene encoding uncharacterized protein LOC142181530, with product MVEEGHDEINSTSLTCDWRNNYIDYLKSGKLPSDHNELRDLQAKGARFALDEDGILYRRTFDGPLAVCLGPGDTNYVLREIHEGTCRNHSDAESLVHKIIRAGYYLDSMEKDTKEFVRKCNKCQQFAPMIHQPGEQLHLVLSPWPL from the coding sequence ATGGTTGAAGAGGGTCATGACGAGATAAATTCAACGAGTTTAACATGTGACTGGAGGAATAACTATATCGACTATTTGAAGAGtggaaaactcccatcggaccaCAACGAATTGAGGGACTTACAAGCCAAGGGTGCTAGGTTTGCATTAGATGAAGATGGAATATTGTACCGAAGAActttcgatggaccattggcggtaTGCTTGGGGCCAGGGGACACCAATTATGTCCTTcgagaaatccacgaaggcacttGCAGGAACCATTCTGATGCTGAGTCTTTGGTCCACAAAATTATAAGAGCAGGTTACTACTTGGATAGCATGGAGAAAGATACTAAGGAATTTGTCAGAAAATGCAATAAGTGTCAAcaatttgcaccgatgatccatcagcccggagaacaactacATTtagtcctatccccgtggcctttataa